Proteins encoded in a region of the Veillonella parvula genome:
- a CDS encoding lambda-exonuclease family protein gives MYKKIFDSKNATREEWLKIRKLGLGGSDMSAVLGVNQWRSPLDVWLDKTSDTVEEKESEPMYWGTILEDIVAQEFAKRTGYKVRNNNFTLQSVEYPYLLANIDREIVGLDAGLECKTANAFKADEWQGDSVPDAYYVQCQHYMAVTGKASWWIACLVGGNTFYYKEIKRNDEVIQAIIDTGAEFWRLVETKTMPAPDNSKACSEALKKLYQHSNGKAIELPAEYGNAVIDYLKIKDQLAELESKKRGIENLLKDALGENEKGSCGEHYVSWKSSKPRETFDSKKFKSDHPEMYTNYIKQGEPSRRFEVK, from the coding sequence ATGTACAAGAAAATCTTTGACTCCAAGAACGCTACTCGAGAAGAGTGGCTAAAAATCAGAAAGTTAGGCCTTGGTGGCTCTGATATGAGCGCCGTGCTAGGCGTCAATCAATGGCGCAGCCCTCTTGATGTGTGGCTCGACAAAACAAGCGACACAGTAGAGGAGAAAGAGAGCGAGCCAATGTATTGGGGTACTATCCTCGAGGATATTGTAGCCCAAGAGTTCGCAAAGCGTACTGGCTACAAGGTACGCAACAATAATTTCACATTGCAATCAGTAGAGTACCCTTATCTCTTGGCTAATATTGATAGGGAAATCGTCGGCCTTGACGCAGGGCTCGAATGCAAAACAGCGAACGCATTCAAGGCTGATGAGTGGCAAGGTGATAGTGTGCCAGATGCCTATTATGTGCAATGCCAGCACTACATGGCGGTAACTGGCAAGGCGAGCTGGTGGATAGCTTGCCTAGTAGGTGGAAATACGTTCTACTACAAAGAAATTAAGCGGAATGACGAAGTCATTCAAGCGATTATTGATACTGGGGCGGAATTCTGGCGGTTAGTGGAAACTAAAACCATGCCAGCGCCAGACAACAGCAAAGCTTGCAGCGAGGCTCTGAAAAAACTATATCAACACAGCAATGGCAAAGCTATAGAGCTGCCTGCTGAATATGGTAACGCTGTTATTGATTATCTGAAAATTAAAGACCAGCTCGCAGAGCTAGAAAGCAAAAAAAGAGGCATTGAAAACCTCTTAAAAGACGCTCTAGGCGAAAACGAGAAAGGCTCTTGCGGCGAGCATTATGTGAGCTGGAAATCGAGCAAGCCTCGAGAGACTTTTGATAGTAAGAAATTTAAGAGCGATCACCCAGAAATGTATACAAATTACATCAAGCAGGGTGAGCCTAGTCGTAGATTTGAGGTGAAATGA
- a CDS encoding recombinase RecT — MATTTGIELKKNNITAAKEAKTLKGMLESQAYKKKFEEMLGKKAAGFMSSIIAVTNNNNYLMKADPATVIGAAAQAAMLDLPINQSLGFAYIVPYKGAAQFQLGYKGYIQLAQRSGQYVDIGAKTVYEGELEYENRLLDKFRFGERTGDKVIGYLAYFRLTNGFEKMLFMTLDEMQAHAKKYSQNYKGGTDKWGLADFNVMAEKTVLKRLLSKFGPLSIESVQMSQALSNDGGVISMNKNGDFDVDFSGETIDAEYDEPTAEQSGDTYNVAGEIIDANTGEVVGHE, encoded by the coding sequence ATGGCAACCACAACAGGTATCGAGTTAAAGAAAAACAATATCACAGCCGCAAAAGAGGCTAAAACATTAAAAGGCATGCTTGAAAGCCAAGCATACAAGAAAAAATTCGAGGAAATGCTAGGCAAGAAAGCAGCTGGCTTTATGAGCAGCATTATTGCAGTTACAAATAATAATAATTACTTGATGAAAGCAGATCCTGCCACAGTCATTGGGGCAGCGGCACAGGCGGCTATGTTGGATCTGCCAATCAATCAGTCTCTTGGGTTTGCCTATATCGTACCTTATAAAGGTGCTGCACAGTTCCAGCTTGGTTATAAAGGCTATATCCAACTTGCTCAACGCAGCGGCCAATATGTTGATATTGGGGCTAAAACAGTATATGAGGGCGAGCTCGAATACGAGAACCGCTTGCTTGATAAATTCCGATTTGGCGAACGGACAGGCGATAAAGTCATTGGCTATTTAGCGTATTTTCGCCTAACTAATGGCTTTGAGAAAATGCTGTTTATGACACTTGATGAAATGCAAGCGCATGCCAAGAAATATAGTCAAAATTATAAGGGTGGTACTGATAAATGGGGCCTCGCTGACTTCAATGTCATGGCCGAAAAAACGGTACTCAAACGCCTGCTTTCCAAGTTCGGCCCTTTGAGCATTGAAAGCGTTCAAATGAGCCAAGCATTAAGTAATGACGGCGGCGTAATTAGCATGAACAAAAACGGTGATTTTGATGTCGATTTCAGCGGTGAAACCATTGACGCCGAATATGACGAGCCAACGGCAGAGCAAAGCGGCGACACTTACAACGTGGCAGGCGAGATTATTGACGCTAACACAGGCGAGGTAGTAGGCCATGAATGA
- a CDS encoding Lin1244/Lin1753 domain-containing protein translates to MARPKAKGVEYFPLDVGFLSDLKIRKIMLSCGASSIAVLIYIFAAIYRDEGYFMNVKDDDIALIALDTNLDTDYVKNVINRACEVGLFSFRIYDNFRVLTSEGIQNRYLKITERRKSVKINADINLVNVDMMYTETRVNVAETIVNVAETPVNVYKSTQSKVKESKVKESKGKESKEKNTVIQNDVFSTWLNTFGDISSFIKETLETLTEEYGPEQVIEAIEITHDRGKTSIKYVEGVLKNKRLGNEKNRRNGSNRKDEAVDWQAEYERVHGKG, encoded by the coding sequence ATGGCAAGACCTAAAGCGAAAGGGGTTGAGTATTTCCCTCTTGATGTAGGGTTTTTGAGTGATTTAAAAATAAGAAAAATTATGCTTTCGTGTGGGGCCAGCTCTATTGCTGTGCTGATATACATATTCGCAGCGATCTATAGAGATGAGGGCTATTTCATGAATGTTAAAGATGATGATATAGCACTCATCGCTCTTGATACAAACCTCGATACAGACTATGTAAAAAATGTTATAAATCGAGCGTGTGAGGTTGGTCTATTCTCATTTAGAATTTACGACAATTTTCGAGTCCTAACATCTGAGGGGATACAAAATAGATACCTTAAAATCACAGAGCGCAGAAAATCGGTAAAAATTAATGCTGACATTAACCTAGTTAATGTTGACATGATGTATACAGAAACTAGGGTTAATGTTGCAGAAACTATAGTTAATGTTGCAGAAACCCCAGTTAATGTATACAAAAGTACACAAAGTAAAGTAAAGGAAAGTAAAGTAAAGGAAAGTAAAGGAAAGGAAAGTAAAGAGAAAAACACAGTAATTCAAAACGATGTATTCTCAACTTGGTTAAATACTTTCGGAGACATCTCTTCTTTTATAAAAGAAACTTTAGAAACCCTTACCGAGGAATATGGCCCAGAGCAAGTAATAGAGGCTATCGAGATCACACACGATAGAGGGAAAACCTCAATTAAATACGTTGAGGGAGTGTTGAAAAATAAAAGGTTAGGAAATGAAAAAAATAGACGTAACGGCAGCAATCGAAAAGATGAGGCAGTCGATTGGCAAGCCGAGTATGAAAGGGTGCACGGTAAAGGCTGA
- a CDS encoding ATP-binding protein, whose amino-acid sequence MKGCTVKADYEFFKPVYDKPMVIQKDKSQTYGVSGIPKRYYDMSFEWLKKNGTFPKENAEAYRIVNDYRQHLEENLNTGKGLILRGPAGTGKTSLGVCLLKEALEIGKGCLMISMPNLLDNMLTLSKGDSVAFMSYEQKLRNIPLLLLDDFGAEYSKSEWVAAKVESIIIDRYNRMRPIILTTNYSDSWTKDNYSQRIYDRLRGEYKEAVFMGGSHRRKYEKDKN is encoded by the coding sequence ATGAAAGGGTGCACGGTAAAGGCTGATTATGAATTTTTTAAGCCTGTCTATGATAAGCCTATGGTTATTCAAAAGGATAAAAGCCAGACCTATGGAGTGTCTGGCATTCCTAAACGCTACTACGATATGAGCTTTGAGTGGTTAAAGAAAAACGGAACATTCCCAAAGGAAAACGCCGAGGCCTATCGTATAGTGAATGACTACAGGCAGCACCTAGAGGAAAACCTAAACACAGGCAAGGGCCTCATACTAAGGGGCCCAGCAGGTACAGGGAAAACCTCTCTCGGTGTGTGCCTTTTAAAAGAGGCGCTAGAGATTGGCAAGGGCTGCTTAATGATCTCAATGCCAAATCTCTTAGACAATATGCTCACCTTATCCAAAGGCGATAGCGTGGCATTCATGAGCTACGAGCAAAAGCTGCGGAATATACCGCTCTTACTGCTCGATGATTTTGGGGCGGAGTATTCAAAATCTGAATGGGTGGCAGCCAAAGTAGAAAGCATAATCATAGACCGCTATAACCGAATGCGGCCGATTATCTTAACCACTAACTATAGCGATAGCTGGACAAAAGATAATTACAGTCAGCGTATCTATGATCGCTTGCGTGGCGAATACAAGGAGGCTGTTTTTATGGGCGGCTCTCACAGGAGGAAATATGAAAAAGATAAAAATTAA